The following are encoded in a window of Rosa chinensis cultivar Old Blush chromosome 4, RchiOBHm-V2, whole genome shotgun sequence genomic DNA:
- the LOC112200066 gene encoding probable fructokinase-4: MANDKGLIVSFGEMLIDFVPTASGVSLAEAPGFLKAPGGAPANVAIAVARLGGHASFVGKLGDDEFGHMLAGILKENGVTGDGILFDQGARTALAFVTLRADGEREFMFYRNPSADMLLKPEELNCELIRSAKVFHYGSISLIVEPCRSAHLKAMEVAKDAGALLSYDPNLRLPLWPSPKEAREQILSIWEKAEVIKVSDVELEFLTGNDSIDDENALTLWHSNLKLLLVTLGENGCKYYTKNFRGSVEAFHVTAVDTTGAGDAFVGALLTKIVDDQSILEDEPRLREVLKFANACGAITTTKKGAIPALPTGSEALALIKGA; this comes from the exons ATGGCTAACGACAAGGGTCTGATCGTGAGTTTCGGGGAGATGCTGATCGACTTCGTGCCCACCGCTTCGGGCGTTTCGCTGGCCGAAGCCCCGGGGTTCTTGAAAGCCCCCGGTGGCGCCCCCGCCAACGTCGCCATCGCCGTGGCTCGGCTCGGCGGCCACGCCTCCTTCGTCGGCAAACTCGGCGACGACGAGTTCGGCCACATGCTTGCCGGAATCTTGAAGGAGAACGGCGTGACGGGAGACGGCATCCTGTTCGACCAGGGCGCGCGCACCGCTCTGGCCTTCGTGACCCTACGCGCCGACGGAGAGCGTGAGTTCATGTTCTACCGGAACCCCAGCGCCGATATGCTGCTCAAGCCCGAAGAGCTCAATTGCGAGCTCATCAGATCG GCCAAAGTGTTCCACTATGGATCAATAAGCTTGATCGTGGAGCCATGCAGGTCGGCACATCTAAAGGCAATGGAGGTTGCCAAAGATGCCGGTGCCTTGCTCTCTTATGACCCGAACCTCCGGCTACCACTGTGGCCCTCACCTAAGGAGGCACGCGAGCAGATATTGAGTATATGGGAAAAGGCTGAAGTGATCAAGGTCAGCGATGTGGAGCTCGAGTTCCTCACAGGAAATGACAGTATTGATGATGAAAATGCACTGACTCTATGGCACTCTAACTTGAAGCTCCTCCTTGTCACTCTTGGTGAGAATGGTTGCAAATACTACACTAAG AATTTCCGTGGATCTGTGGAAGCTTTCCATGTAACTGCGGTTGATACTACTGGTGCTGGTGATGCATTTGTGGGTGCTCTTCTCACAAAGATTGTTGATGACCAATCCATTCTTGAG GATGAGCCAAGATTGAGGGAAGTACTCAAATTTGCAAATGCATGTGGAGCAATTACAACTACTAAGAAGGGAGCAATTCCTGCACTCCCCACTGGGTCTGAAGCCCTCGCCCTAATCAAAGGGGCATAG